Part of the Amphiura filiformis chromosome 9, Afil_fr2py, whole genome shotgun sequence genome is shown below.
aaaagaaaaccaaAGGATATTTGTTGAATACATGTGGAATAAAGATGTACATGTTATGTAAGATGGGAAGTACAGGTGAATGTAAAATAAAACAGATTATGATATACAAACTAATTATTCTGTTCATTTCAGTCTCATTcaatgtaaactgagctcaaaaagaaacgtataatttttcacaaggtcatatcttgaaatcctgtccatcaaattgaaccaaaattacacacagatatacttcaatactctactcttaacacatgtcagtaaccaagcagttatccaactgacacaacagcaaaatgcactgacatgggacagcgtcctggaccacattcacagcccagccctgtttcatgaaaaaagtgtatgaaaagcagaaagcagcaccgttttatcatctgtgcaaggatcttgtgtgcattctcgcatattttttgtcctgggtgccaaatgttgggctgtgaaagtgaaggaagtccaggaagctgtcccatgacagtgcattttgctgttgtgtcagttggacaactgcttggttactgacatgtgtttttgtaatcatgtgtgtaattttggtacattttgattgacagtattttaagatatgaccttgtgattcacaagttgtaaaaaattataagtttctttttgagctcagtttatattcagcagggttcgaattcagctgtatcgcatagcattttgaagtaactgctacccaattttgcatttgtatagcactttttatagtgcttagtaaatggaagtatcctgattatgatgaattggcCAAACACTGCTACGCAAATTTTTTTAACGAATTTGAACCCCGATATTCACCCAAAACGTAACACCAACCTGTGTAATAACCCCTGCTAtctgaagggaaagaagaaacaaataaggagagatgaacaaagaaggattcgaacctcggtacccttgcatgccaagcaggAGATCACCGACCTGTAACCACACGGGTGACGCTTGCccagccagcgattccctgggtatatatgacttgggctgattgcgttatcacatcacgtggaatgcatgtaTGAGCAGTGGTTTTAATATTGAGATTTAGTAAGACCTGGTTCAGTTAGGTTAAAGTTGTGATTAAAAACACACACCTTTTTTTTTGCATATGCGACTCTGGTTAATTAATTCTGGCAGGTTCACGAAAGTTGATGGGAACGACttgcaggttcatgaaagttGGTTAGAACAATGACTCCCTGAACATATTGTTCGCAATTGGTATCACATACTTATCAATTACCCAAACCAGTGATTGCAGGCGAGTCTGaagtggttcgagaaccgccttgttaggataaaataaaaattttcgcTATTCCCCCTTccaggaaaaatcatgcacatggggtaaaaataaaacccattacaatCTCGGATATTGAACCCATACCTTTCCCCATGGATGTGGACTTGATTCTTCTCAacatttgagcacaaacactGTTAGCTAAGGAACCACCCCGACTCACCTTACCTTCACTTGGTCATAAAATATTGAGAGAATAGACACACATACGTATCTTTAACATGACTGATGCAGATAAATATAAGTTTAATGATTTTTAATCATACACATAATTATAACTGCGGCACAAGTGATTATTACATATTACATAATCCATAAGTCAACCCCAATATTTCCCTGTAGAGATTGTCATCTGGAGGTTTCTGAAATGCGAAGCGAAGGTTGAGCCTAGCATGACAccaactatagtttgatcagctcataatcagcagaaaagtagacccatgttaagagtgatacAGTTGACCGGTCTGGTTTTTTTTTGTGCATGTTAAAGAGAGTAGACAAAGTATGGATTTACAGTGATGCTTCTTGCGCAATGGCAAGACAATTCTCAAATAAAGTACACTGATACTTATCCGCAAGGTGGTAAGGCCCGCTGATTGTGAGCTGATCTAGActtattccaccagccgtctacactgcgcatgtactgtgttatgcttcgtagtgacgactgattatcttacaggaCCCATGCTTGCGACTTTGGTTAATGCGCCATATCGCGACTGACTAGCGACGCCAGTATACCGCGCCGTGTGTACTgcgccgttgtgacaagatcactctctgaagttctaaaaacaacaaactcggtcttggacacaactgcgccgTCTCCGTGAAAGTTTGCAACCTActtaatattcatgtgcaagtgCAACTAGAATCTGGTTGCAAAAGTCCACCACtttttttccatgtagttttctcagtcgtcaatccagaaggttgacaaatgagggcagcagtctagagcTGATCAAACCAGATACcaacatctgcattttgatggggttaaGTCCATATTTATTTCCTTTACTGGTTGttgaccagggggtatcatgcaTGACCAAAGATTCaaaaaaaaatgggtctttttttcatgatcaggcactgtacaaagtgtacatacatgtacatattgtgAATAGgatatctaaaacaaggaaatttcaAGAAAAAAGTATCCATTGCACATTAAATTAGTTTTCAGGATCCATTGAGACAAATTAATGTAGCATGACATAAAGGTTAAAAGTtatcaacttttgaatttgttatGAAGAGTTTCAAAGTCCATTGCCACTTTTCAGGAAATTTGCATGTTTTTTAGGAAATTTTGACAACACCAAATGGCATCTTCGAGTAAATTACTGATTTAACAGGAAGCCCTGCTTGgccagttcgccacagaagaGCTTACAATAtgcctgttactttgatgacagacagaacagaatttacatggataaattttaaccatGACTAATTCAagaaacttgaaccaaaagtggtaCTTCCACTTTTACTTGCTCCTATTGTAGGGGGAGGAGGGGGATGGCAGTACTTGTTTTAGGGTAGAGCATTGCACTTGTTTAAGTGCTTTTTGAGACTTCCTATCAATGACCAGTGAGCAGCCCCGGGTTGTTAATCTGACGTCCTAGCATGCACCTAACTCGCCTTAAACTTAAAACATGACATTTACTGGTATATAGAGTGCTAGCAAGTTCAAAACTTTCAAACTGACTTTGAAACACCATTTTACAAAGATAGCTGTGTTCACAGAATATGGAATATGAAGACAAACTTGCAAAAATGCCAGAAACATCCAAGTTAGTATAAATCAAAATGTTGTAAGATTAACACTTGGTTCCAATTGTGTTTTAATTTCCTTGCTATAGTCACATGGGACCCACAACACATCTGATGACTATTGTCCTTGTATCCTATCACATCTCATATGGAAACTGATCAACAGGCTTTATAATTCATCAGCAACTGAACCTGTTTCCTTATGCTTAGTCAATAGATAGATATTCATGTAAATGTTGCACTAGTATCTGTGTGATTCATCATGGCCTGTTTTTGCTCGGAATGAAGTTGAGTTGAAGTGAAGTAATCCTGTTTGTTTATCCTATATAgacagggctcgaaataaggagggcACAAGGGCCCTCGGCCTcagaaaatcagtgagggcccacaaaagacacatccggcgggcccaaatggcccgcaaaatttgtggcaatttgctcacttttttgtggggttcataggttttaaaccaatggcccaaattcgggcccacaaaaatttgtgagggccctcaaacatttaagatcaagggcccaaatggccctcagaaattctggcttatttcgaggcctgtatATAGATTTCTCACATGGTGCATGGATCATGCTCCCAATTCTTGACACCTTGCTTTGATGGCTGCCACGATTTCTTCTCTTGGAACGGGTccctgaaaaaaacaaaaaacaagtaatAATAACAAATGGTTAGGATGACTCAGTtacattttttattaaaaaaacttCCTAATTCACAGCAGCTCCATAGATTTTTTATATCCCTATTATATGTTTCACAACTTtttggagtaacctttatttttgtacaggtattattaCTAATTGACATACTCACCGACTCCGCACTATTTAAGAGAAgattaaaaatacttaaaattctGTCACCTAGTTCGGAAAATAGTCAATGTCCAATGCCCTTTGACCTTTTCCTAACGCTCGAATGTATTATGAAATCTATTATAATAAGATGTGTGCGTTCTCCAACAATTTCAATGCTGGAAATTGACATTTTACCCATTCAGTTGAGTATTGTAAGTAATTGAAATAATAGATAAAATGGAGAACAAGAACTCATAACTTTTGTTTACATTTCGGATCAAAGCATGGGAGGATTGTCTGTAGCCATGATAATTACATAATCTAGGAAGTAAAACTAACCAATATTGCAGTCTCTTAGAATCATTTCAATTGGTTGCAAAAAGGGCTATGGTAAGTATAGAGCCAATCAGAGagatggtaagaatagtcaggaCTGAAAGGGAATAAGCTTAAAACTGCTCTAGATCTAAAAGCTTTATTTTCATTGGTTACTTAGATGATTAtttcatataattgaccaatcagggccACTGTAAGAAAGAGCAGTAGGGCCTGTCGGGATAAGCAAATCTTACCTCTTCCCTTGTTGCTGTATTGCGTAATGTGACTGTGCCATCCTTGATTTCTTGCTCAGCTATCACTGCTATTAATGGGATATCCATCTTCTCTGCATGCTGGTATTGAATTAGAATGGTGGGGTTCTTCTTGTAGATGATTTCAGCCTGTGCAAAGATTTGAAATGATGATTCATGTtttattggttcaaaatttgGAAATAAAACATGCAAATGGACAATGTTTATTTATTACTGCAATTGTGTGAAATAGGAGCTCAGCACATCTATCACATGGTTGTTGCTTAACTTTCTGTGCTTCACCTTAACTAAATAGACCATAACTCAAACACTTGAATTATTTCTCTAGACTATTTCATTCAATCTTTAAACATGTGCTTGGTGATCCCATTACCCTTATACAGGAATGGATAGcaacttttgcacagtatttttgtgggacaacAGAgtgcatcagacatatcaaattgcattcagaatacgaggaatgtccttctgatatcaaataatttttgaaatttgtgatataatacacattttattgcaaattattaaaattgatattttcttatttttgatattttaacagtcctccaagtaaactttacaaatctaacgatatgtacttaaagtgtatgtagcttggaagatatacattttttcccaaaagacctagtAGATTTCAAACACATAAGAATAATCAACAATAATGCAAAGCCTTGCAACCATTGATTTAATGCTTACCCGAATACCAGCCGCCCAGAGGTGTTGACATAGTTTCATTCTCTCCTCCAGCATTCCTTTAGTTGGGGATGCTACCAGTACTATGCGTGTGAGTGGTACAGAATCTTGGCTTCTTCTGCCTTGGCTTTGGCTTCCATAATGGAAAACACTCTCTCAATGCCTATACTAACTCCAACACATGGAACCTGTATGGGACAACACAAAATCGTTTCAACACAATTGATACCTTTAGATATAAatttaaatattgtataatattgCCATATTTTCttggcaaaattattattttctttttaaatattgATCATTTCATTGGTTTATGATGAAAATAGGGATGGTGATCCCATGTAGGTCATCTGAAGATATATGTAGTGAACACCACACATAagtaaatattcatgtgaaacatttttttttttttgcatttttgtggaacacttttttttttcaactaaaaCAGTCAATTCCAGAAAGAAATTCACTTACATAATatcaaaattggtaaaaaataaaaatgttgatttaaaaTTGCTATTTAAATCAAGCATCCCTGAATCATAAACATCGAAAATAAGCTAATGCAGATGATTATTCAACTAAAACAACATTAAATTGCCCATAATtaatttaacaaatttatttaatatcaGTCAAAAAAAATCATGTCATGTAAACCACAATTCAACTTAATTTAAATCAAGGAACCCTGTTCACCTTTAATACCTGTTGCCGTTTAGGCTTATGTAGGCATCCATATATGTAGCTATTAATCtgttattttttatcaaattctTGTCACAGCTGTTTTTTCTGTCTTATTACAACTTCCAATTTAGTTTATAGCAGATTCAAGGCATCATGGAACGTTTTTCATACAAATTCAGGCTACcgggcgatcatgcatatcacgctaAAGACGAGGTACAGATGATTGGCCagcagcctggatttgttggaaaaaccTTTCacaatgggttgaatctgctataatgAGACTTACATTCTTTTTCTTGGGATCAAACATGCCTACTAGTCCATCATAACGGCCTCCACCAGCTACTGATCCTACACCTACTTGATCACCACTCTTGGTTGATAAAGTTTCATGACCTGTAAACAAGAATGCATAACAAATATTGGTCAAgagttcaaattttaaattttaataataagACAGCATTCTAAGTGAATGAGATGAGGTGAAATAGgctagctattccagttgaaatccatacaccacctatggaaaacatgacacagggagtgtcaatttcaaatagagtcacccaatcaggtaaccccatttaaaattcacatcccaaATGTGGGAAATTATGGTAATGTCATCAACtgaatgaaatagcccatttgggACAGCCCCCACCCTGCCTATTGTTACTGAGTTTGAATTTCCTAGTAATGATACTTTTGGAATGGCATCTATTTTAGGAAGCtttaaccctaatgctaaacaTGGTTTCTGGCTAtcagaaaggaaaggaaaaagaggagagaagatgaacacatTTTTGACTTGGCATCCCCAGGATTTGTACCTTAGATCCCTTAGGTGCCACTCACAAGATCACCAACTTGTAGCTACGGGGGTTtggctggcccggccagcgattccctgggtatatatgacttaagcTGATTTGTGTCATGCCTGACACGCGTGCAATGTATGCATGCTtgcagtggttttctttgtaagattttatagagttaaggtcaaccaattttaaccacatacagacagaaatagtgattgcACATAGTATCTTTTGAAATAGCCTAGGTCATCCTCTCACCTGTGAGTATGGCTTCATAGATGATTCCTGTGTAGTAGTCTAACCCTCTAGCCAGACTCAAATCAAAGGACACCTTATCTAGAATACCAAATATCTCGCAGTATCGTAACAGCAATCTCATGGCTTCCAAACCGTCTTTAGCCGATTTGTTACTCGACATCTTGGGGTCCTGAAGCAACTGATCTATGAGTTCTAGACCACCTGAAAAGAGATTTCCACAAGACATAAAGGAATTAACAGCACTTGGAAGATATTTCATCACACTGAAGACtactcaggtttttttttttcttttcagatttatttgatttaaatcagattttttttatttgaatcaattttttatattttttttttattccaagaactgctataccccatgattaagtcaaaagagtaccagtggaatgctagtcatatgtacaatcctaccaggtatttacaaaaaatcaaacatgtttttacatgtgaaaatttcaaagaaaaaaaatggtaaaatcatgggggaaaacctgttgaattctgcaccttgaaaatgaatttttagcaatagataaagtgaaatcatagaggtattttaattgtgtccaaaagttgtagaaacattaggaatgaagtaaaacagtcaatttaagaaagaaattaacttatttatcaaaatggtaaaaaatgacaaaagttgatttaaatcagtgatttaaaaaaaaatcaagtgatttaaatcgcgatttaaatcaatgatttaaatcggcatgatttaaatcaaacaaccctgcatATTACGCTTTATTCCGTACAGTATGCATACATGTATTGTTATAGAGGGCCATACTACGGCCTATATacattgtaatgtacaaaaagaaGCCTGGGTTTAGAACAGTAACCTCAGATCGTGCACTGTCTAGTTGactttggctaaataagctgtatttttactggaaagggtccgaattaATAGCACTCGACATCCACCACCTTGGAAgaaatttggtgtactgaaaattcacagcaactgtcaatcaaatacggaATAAGTCTGATTCACTATTGAAATAGTACGCACAATGTTATCGTGCAAACTTAAGTAAATTTCAGGCTAAACGTTACTATGTGTACTGAtaatgcctagcaactgtcaatcaaactgctgATGTGTCAATTAAACTGAcgtgaagtgacttcactttttatacggggattgaatacgagtgtcataGCCCTCGTATGGCCCTCTTTGTAACCATTCAAAGCATGTTCTTACTTTTGTTTGTCTCTCACAAACATTAACTGTCACACAATAACACATTAGTAACAGTGAAGAGTTAGATTAGATTTGCTTATATTTGGCTGGTCTACTGTATTTCGATGAACATCCTAGGTGCAGTTAGTGATCCATTCCTTACCATTTAATCTCACATATTGCCCTATTCTATCTGCAGCATCTGGGTCTATGCCTTTTTCATCTACCATTTCTGCTCTCACATCTTCCCAAAAGGTCTGCAAAGAAAGGAATGAAGAAATTTTTTTAGAATCATGTTGAAtttttgttgttttcaaaaaGGTCGCTGTGAGGTACATAATATGTAATATTACACctaataaatattcatgagcaaatcatgAAACTTTATTGGTAAATTGCAAAACGATAAAACCAATATTAGCCTGCGATCGTTTTCCCTATCTACATGACAACCTCCTCCCCATATCCAAAGTTTGGTGTATATCAGGTAATAAGGCAACTGTTTTTCAAGCATATCACCCTAAAACCGTTAGTCCATAGCCAATACCTCAaggaaatagtatacaaatattgactgctatgagggcaaaaccatgctatgaccctcggctgcgcctcgggtcatagcatggttttgagatcaccttgggcctataatcttaactatgtcccgaataaagcagtcaatatttgttttatatactgaaTGTGGATGTGgtgattgcgcagtttgatcgggacacacgtgaccggtccatagttcatttccatggaccggtccatagttcattttgagggcatagttaaatcaatgactgcacattcaaccaatcagatgacaggaatctatatatgaggtatataatttgacatattttccCCTCTAACCATTAAGTATTTGTATACATTATCACTAAGCAGTGAAAAAATCTTAACTGGTAAGAGATGAGACTCTGATATACAACAATGTGTGTTCCAGTCCCTGCAGTCACTGTGCTCTTGAGAGTTTGTTAAAATTCTCCTAGGCAGAGAAATTACTGTTGATTATCGCAGTTACCCATATGGAACTCAAGATTAATATGTCTAGTTCTACTTGCATTGTGGAATGCCTCACATATcaactactcagtgccagaagtgggtaagtacaatggctgccctatgaacatttggcaatttaccaacagtatattgtactcatgtacacatggcagctattgcactttcccacttctagcactgagcagtcaatatataCCAGTAACTTTTAAATGCTTTATAGCAGGAATACCATGGGCCATGTTGATCTAtgactatagaccacttgacatcactgtttatcaacaaaggcgagggactcgtctatcgatatgctcgaacgagccgctacactgttcaatggctttcctgtactatatgaaatgtggctggcgatttaaaatgcacgtgcccttagcagactacgatgcgtacgcactctgcagggcaaagaacagaATGTGGAACAGAACTTTAAACTTGGTTCATCTGATATGAAAACAGAGGAGGGAGAGCAAACCTACTGATAGATGGACATACCTTATCTAATTTATCAACTGATGAGCAGGCTGTTCTAAACTTGTCTTCTGGTACACCACATACTGCAAACATTCCATCTAAAATTTGCCGGTGATTGACCTGTTGAACCAAAGAACACAATCAATGGATTACTATGACATGCTATTGAAATTTAAAGAATGCGCCATTTTAGGTACTGTGGCTCCACGTCATGGAATAACCTCCCACTTTACCCaatgtttaatttttaaaaagagtAAAAGGCCCTTAAAGATGTCATTGAATAAATAAGAAGTGATAGTGATGAAGTAAAGATTAGTTTGTGTTTGGCAAGGACATCAAAGACCAGCTCTCTAGGACATTTCTTACCTTGATAACAAATTTCCCTAGACCAAGATCACTGAGAATTTCATGCACTAATTTAACACATTCAGCATCAGGAATCATTGGATCATACTGCCCTGCAATGTCaaaatcctgaaaaaaaaaatattgaaatatgctTTAATACAAAATGCTGTTTCAAATTATGGAGAGTACATTAAAGTAagtttcttaaagccatattataacatttgctgaggaagaggcgccctcactgaatttttaaaattccttttttacacgattaaattgtactttattaaaccaatataccctgcaaaaatcaagactctaggtgctgtagttttgtcaaaatccgagattttgaataaaacgcaggaaccggcgctttattattacgatggaattactagcatacacgatgttcataacacatagtacgtacggcgtgcgggacggtgatatatacacaacaaagggtcgtaccacaacatgaccgaaggagtgagtGCGTATTGGcatatgtgcgctggtagtaaattcaattttctttgctttgccgtagttgttcggctcaaaaataaaagggatatatctgacagtaaagctaacattttatggcaaagaaatgccaatctattttgtttgaaaatgttataatatggctttaattgaagaCCTCAGAAGTAAAAGGGGTTAAGTCACAAAACCATGAAAATGAGTGTCAGTGTCAGTCTGGACGTTGCTATTTATCTCAAAATACATTCCATGTGACCTAACCCCCTTTAAGTTCCCAGTTGTTCAGAGTTATATGTGCCATGCATGAACTGATTGCAATGatgctgctgattggctgatcagcaATCATGAAAGTTGACCCATTGACAATGTATCATTGAGCATGTAGAAGGTGCGCAGACTTCACCTCTTCTACATGCTCATTGCTCACAGATCATCATCAAATACCCGGAACTCAGAATAATTAggacatttatttacatttatttgcATTATATGACTGAAATGTAGATGTAACAATTTGCAACTGGTTATCATAGATGGTGCCAAGAAATGTGTCTTTTTAACaaactgctttaaaaaaaaaagaaatttggaCCAATTTTTGGGGaatctattttttgcaaggcaAGTTAACATGACCATGAACATGCTTGTTTTCTGtaaacaaggggcagtcttcattgaacagctcttttcagagccaccaaaccttcaaatttagcagataggagagatctgcttgttctccgTTGAagagggacagtcttcagtgaacagctcttttcagaggcatcagtaggcaaggggtggcctacatgtctcattcttaggtactttgtcctgaaaaagtcagagctactcctgacaaaagctcgacagttctaaacttgtccgacagcgAACTCACAAAAAACCCACTACTTGTTAACATGGCCATTACTTACGCATTGGTAGAATTCCCTGTATCTTCCTCTAGTCATAGCTGGGTTATCTCGTCTGTATACTTTAGCTATATGATAGCGCTTAATTTTATTGATCTTATTCATGGCTAGATACCTTGCAAAAGGAACCTATCAGATAGTACCGAGTCAAGGAATGAAACCAAAACAGTAATTGTTATTAGCCCTGCTGCTACTACATTGGGTTTCAGAGAAGGAcgacagtcccttgctcagattgacgcgcacggcctgttaatgagcgacatacgcggagctttgtgttcacttcaagggcgccaatctgcgccgaccaacgatttgacgcacaatcggccaatcagattatcgatctgttgctatgattgtcaggcgattgattcagccaatcagaaccccacacTTCTATGTTATACGCActgcatgctctcaaaatgtaaacaagtgccgttcttctctgacaaaaactttagTCCCTAGTCTAAAATAATACAACcctaaactttattttcaattatgAAATACAAATCTGACAGATACAATTTTGCTGTGGGTAGATATCATCTTCTGTCTGCCTATAGAACtggatttgtttgattttttttgcctaaaGCAAAATCAGTAAAAAACCACGGTAACCACCctgtttatgatgatgatgatagcaacaacaacaatcatattcatattaaatcataataataatagtacTATGCAAAGGGGAAAAGCACCCAGtataatgctctgtgtgctagtcaTAGGCTTCGACATAAAGAGTCCAAGtttggagatattttctcaaaatatcaaaagctatctcaagaaccactgaaccaatactagacttgtttgtactcattttaatgcatttttcatgctgattccaaatatggtcatgaaagttaacaattctgaaatttatgaatttttatcatctgcagtcaacacccgcataGAGAAAGTTACAGATTGCAAACACCTTGACATAAAGGATACAGTGAGATCATATCGTAATGATAACAGCTCTCCACCTTGGTCTTTGAGGTCGTAGATTAGTTTAGAATCTTCACCATATTTGCCTGTTAATGTTTCTTTCAATTCAAAGACTGGTGTATCTATAGTTTCAGCACCATGACGTCTGAAGCACTCTGTGATCGTGTTGAACACACCATTCCTTATAGCCATCTGCTTTGGAGTGTAGTCCCTTGTACCCTGGACAAAGTTAAAACATGCCACAGTGGCAATAAAAAAATAACTGAATGCAATTTGACATTAAAATACAAGTTAAGGAGACTCTTGAAAGAAAACcattatttggtatcaaaataaaactaataaaatatagaatcaatttCTAATTTCAATTGAAGAACAATATATTTCAACGAAAAACAATGTACTCCATTTAGCCCATTCCGATGCAACATCAAAATAGAAATTTTGGTGCTTTCCGATATGATGTCACAGTGGCTTGGTCAATTGAATTAAGTGACATTCTGCATTTGTTTAAACTATCTTATTGAAACTTTCCATAATTTATCATTAATATCTTAGCTTtttattgataccaaatttactggcATATCATATCTTTTTATCCTTCCATAGATACACTAAAAAACTGATCACAGTGATACACCATTATTTTGTGAGTGATTGGCTCATCACTATATAGCCTTATGCTGGCTTTGTACTTGCTGCCAGCGGCATGGTGCTTCATCATGTCCCTTGTATTTTCTGCAAACAGATCG
Proteins encoded:
- the LOC140160684 gene encoding LOW QUALITY PROTEIN: histidine--tRNA ligase-like (The sequence of the model RefSeq protein was modified relative to this genomic sequence to represent the inferred CDS: inserted 1 base in 1 codon) produces the protein MADMKRQEILGQIKEQGEVVRQLKAANAEKDKITEEVSKLLELKAQLGDGASQKFVLKTPKGTRDYTPKQMAIRNGVFNTITECFRRHGAETIDTPVFELKETLTGKYGEDSKLIYDLKDQGGELLSLRYDLTVPFARYLAMNKINKIKRYHIAKVYRRDNPAMTRGRYREFYQCDFDIAGQYDPMIPDAECVKLVHEILSDLGLGKFVIKVNHRQILDGMFAVCGVPEDKFRTACSSVDKLDKTFWEDVRAEMVDEKGIDPDAADRIGQYVRLNGGLELIDQLLQDPKMSSNKSAKDGLEAMRLLLRYCEIFGILDKVSFDLSLARGLDYYTGIIYEAILTGHETLSTKSGDQVGVGSVAGGGRYDGLVGMFDPKKKNVPCVGVSIGIERVFSIMEAKAKAEEAKIXVPLTRIVLVASPTKGMLEERMKLCQHLWAAGIRAEIIYKKNPTILIQYQHAEKMDIPLIAVIAEQEIKDGTVTLRNTATREEGPVPREEIVAAIKARCQELGA